Proteins from a single region of Bartonella sp. M0283:
- a CDS encoding aconitase X — MQGSLQYRDPTFISGTTYIDGGACGEVLYTETPLSFWGGIDPLTGKVIDSHHPLSGQTISGKIFVLPSGRGSCTGSSIVLELLLNSKAPAALILSETDSILLAGVLVAKIFFGRSLPVMVVQKAKFQRIAAMERVKLCHDGLMIAGEADEETVHSEELSLAEFPSLDLTSYDQELLAGKHGEAARLAMTVVCKMAVFQNAKSLINVQQAHIDACIYTGKGALAFSEKLKMLDARVTVPTTLNAISIDLRNRSRQPVPEKIALPAKRLAENYLAIGAEESFTCAPYLLCSAPSKGQEIGWAESNAVVYANSIIGAHSQKNPDFMDACIAITGRAPKTGCHIKANRMPTIRIIVEKPDSIDDSFYPLLGYRIGVISGSHIPLINGLSGLHPNRDNLKAMSAAFATASSAPMFHIEGITAEISDNCDWLDLDLETFRIGREELLEAWHVLNGNAGNKNANDKPAFDKIDLVALGNPHFSLEEALLLAKLCQNKTRSHNTGLYITMGRHCFAELEKHQSFQSLQDFGATIITDTCWCMIGAPIIKNSHKTILTNSGKYAHYGAGLTKCTMRFAGLANCVQAAVEGKFEVKPPYWLTAHENESKSHVQL, encoded by the coding sequence ATGCAAGGATCACTCCAATATCGAGACCCGACTTTTATTTCGGGAACAACCTATATTGATGGGGGTGCTTGTGGTGAGGTTCTCTATACAGAAACGCCATTAAGTTTTTGGGGCGGGATAGATCCTCTGACAGGGAAAGTGATTGATAGCCATCATCCGCTTTCAGGCCAAACTATATCGGGCAAGATATTTGTTTTGCCATCCGGTCGTGGTTCATGCACAGGAAGCAGTATTGTTCTGGAATTGCTTCTTAACTCTAAAGCGCCTGCTGCACTTATTCTTTCTGAAACAGATAGTATATTATTGGCTGGCGTTCTTGTTGCCAAAATTTTCTTTGGTCGTTCTCTTCCTGTCATGGTGGTTCAAAAGGCAAAGTTTCAGCGCATTGCAGCGATGGAACGGGTTAAGCTTTGCCATGACGGATTGATGATAGCCGGAGAGGCTGATGAGGAGACTGTTCATTCTGAAGAACTTTCGCTTGCAGAATTTCCGTCACTTGATTTGACGTCATATGATCAGGAATTGCTTGCAGGAAAACATGGCGAAGCTGCCCGACTTGCCATGACAGTTGTTTGTAAAATGGCTGTTTTTCAAAATGCGAAATCTTTAATCAATGTACAACAAGCACATATTGACGCCTGTATTTATACCGGCAAAGGCGCTCTCGCTTTTTCGGAAAAGCTGAAAATGCTTGATGCCAGAGTGACTGTTCCGACAACGCTGAACGCTATTTCGATTGATCTTCGAAATAGAAGCCGTCAGCCGGTTCCAGAAAAGATTGCCCTTCCGGCGAAGCGTCTTGCCGAAAATTATTTGGCAATTGGAGCCGAAGAAAGTTTCACTTGTGCTCCTTATTTGCTTTGTTCTGCTCCGTCGAAAGGGCAGGAAATCGGTTGGGCAGAATCGAATGCAGTTGTTTATGCCAATAGTATTATCGGGGCTCATAGCCAAAAAAATCCGGACTTTATGGATGCTTGCATTGCAATTACCGGACGCGCACCGAAGACAGGCTGCCATATAAAAGCCAACAGGATGCCAACCATCAGAATTATTGTTGAAAAGCCGGACTCTATTGATGACTCTTTCTATCCTTTGCTTGGCTACCGGATAGGGGTGATTTCGGGTTCGCATATCCCTTTGATCAACGGTTTATCCGGACTTCATCCAAATCGGGATAATTTGAAAGCAATGTCTGCGGCATTCGCCACAGCCTCTTCAGCTCCGATGTTTCATATTGAAGGTATAACGGCAGAAATTTCGGATAATTGCGATTGGCTTGATCTTGATTTGGAAACTTTTCGCATCGGGCGGGAAGAGCTATTGGAAGCATGGCATGTTCTGAACGGAAATGCGGGCAATAAAAATGCCAATGATAAACCGGCGTTTGACAAAATTGATCTTGTCGCGCTTGGCAATCCCCATTTTTCGCTTGAGGAAGCACTCCTGCTTGCGAAACTTTGTCAAAACAAAACCAGATCTCACAATACAGGCCTTTACATTACTATGGGCCGGCATTGTTTTGCAGAACTTGAAAAGCATCAATCTTTCCAAAGTCTTCAAGATTTTGGTGCCACAATCATAACAGATACATGTTGGTGCATGATTGGTGCACCAATTATCAAGAATAGTCACAAAACTATTCTTACAAATTCGGGGAAATATGCCCATTACGGAGCGGGATTGACAAAATGCACTATGCGTTTTGCCGGTCTTGCCAATTGCGTTCAAGCGGCCGTCGAAGGAAAATTTGAAGTAAAACCACCGTATTGGCTTACGGCTCATGAAAACGAAAGTAAAAGCCATGTTCAATTATAA
- a CDS encoding transporter substrate-binding domain-containing protein, with amino-acid sequence MKNITRISAMGLALAAGLTSEALADKVDDIISAGTLRCAVTLDFAPMGSRDAKNQPIGFDVDYCNDLGKALGVKTEIVETPFPDRVPALMSDRADVVIASTSDTLERAKVVGFSIPYMVNRMIVLTRKNTGISSYEDLKGKKLGNTASTYEEGKLKADIEKWGGGSYSSYQSQNDTILAVAQGHIDATVLTESVAQLAINSGNYPDLVITGVAPYIPDYYAIATKRDEYGFINYLDLFVHQQVRTGRYAELYKKWFKSEPVDLTIPLVYR; translated from the coding sequence ATGAAAAACATCACACGCATTTCCGCTATGGGGTTAGCTTTGGCTGCCGGTTTAACAAGTGAGGCTTTGGCAGATAAAGTCGATGATATTATCAGTGCCGGAACGTTGCGCTGTGCCGTAACGCTTGATTTTGCTCCCATGGGGTCACGTGATGCAAAAAATCAGCCAATCGGTTTTGATGTTGATTATTGTAACGATTTGGGCAAAGCCCTCGGTGTTAAAACCGAGATTGTGGAAACGCCTTTTCCTGATCGGGTTCCAGCTTTAATGTCAGATCGGGCCGATGTTGTTATCGCTTCGACATCGGACACACTTGAAAGAGCAAAAGTCGTCGGTTTTTCTATACCTTATATGGTCAACCGGATGATCGTTCTTACAAGAAAGAATACGGGTATCTCTTCTTATGAGGATTTGAAGGGTAAGAAACTCGGTAATACCGCTAGCACTTATGAAGAGGGAAAACTTAAAGCCGACATCGAAAAATGGGGTGGTGGCAGCTATAGCTCCTACCAATCGCAAAACGACACAATTCTTGCTGTCGCACAGGGGCATATTGATGCAACTGTCTTGACTGAAAGCGTTGCTCAACTCGCTATCAATTCGGGTAATTATCCGGATCTCGTTATAACCGGTGTAGCGCCTTATATTCCGGACTATTACGCAATTGCGACAAAACGTGACGAATACGGTTTCATCAATTATCTTGACCTGTTTGTTCACCAGCAAGTACGCACCGGTCGGTATGCCGAGCTTTATAAAAAGTGGTTCAAGAGTGAACCTGTCGATCTGACAATACCGCTCGTCTATCGTTGA
- a CDS encoding GntR family transcriptional regulator, with the protein MKNMKVMAVNESQADIAYRSLERMIVTLALEPGMVVNERALIDATGMGRTPVREAIQRLAWEGFFEIRPRSGVRVANLEPQDFGRVLDVRQGIEVLLARDAARFAGAVDIERMKMAAENLKKSAEENDPYNFLDADKLFDETLGKAAGNIFAARVVEPLQTHSRRFWFRLYRGQEAIINSANAHISLIEGIVSGKPDVAGNRALKLMEHLRKMVP; encoded by the coding sequence ATGAAAAATATGAAAGTAATGGCAGTCAATGAAAGTCAGGCGGACATAGCTTATAGAAGTCTGGAACGCATGATTGTTACATTGGCTCTCGAGCCGGGCATGGTGGTCAATGAACGTGCACTGATCGACGCAACCGGAATGGGGCGCACTCCTGTAAGAGAAGCTATACAGCGGCTGGCATGGGAAGGTTTTTTTGAAATTCGCCCCCGTTCAGGGGTGCGGGTTGCCAATCTTGAACCACAAGACTTTGGTCGTGTTCTTGACGTACGTCAGGGGATAGAAGTTCTGCTTGCACGGGATGCCGCGCGTTTTGCCGGCGCCGTTGACATCGAACGAATGAAAATGGCGGCAGAGAATTTGAAAAAGTCGGCCGAAGAAAATGACCCTTATAACTTTCTGGATGCGGACAAGCTTTTCGATGAAACATTGGGCAAAGCCGCAGGCAATATATTTGCAGCTCGGGTTGTCGAACCTTTGCAAACCCACTCGCGACGGTTTTGGTTCCGTCTCTACCGCGGACAGGAAGCTATTATAAACTCCGCCAATGCACATATTTCATTGATTGAAGGGATTGTCAGCGGTAAACCGGATGTAGCCGGCAATAGAGCATTAAAACTGATGGAACATTTACGAAAAATGGTCCCGTGA
- a CDS encoding dihydrodipicolinate synthase family protein yields MDSSIFSGVIPALMTPCKQDRTPDFSALVAKAKELIATGMSAVVYCGSMGDWPLLTDEERMEGVENLVKAGIPVIVGTGAVNTKTAVRHARHAQKVGAKGLMVIPRVLSRGSVLAAQKNHFKAILSAAPDLPAVIYNSPYYGFATRADLFFALRAEHKNLIGFKEFGGPDDMRYAAENITSRDDNVSLMIGVDTTVVHGYVNCGATGAITGIGNVLPKEVIHLCRLCEAAAKGDVEARQRAEELEQALAILSSFDAGPDLVLFFKHMMVVKGDKAYKLHFNETDELTESQRGFVEKQLKLFDTWYKKWSELPGAVQKYKVA; encoded by the coding sequence ATGGATTCTAGTATATTTTCAGGGGTAATCCCCGCATTAATGACGCCTTGCAAACAGGACCGGACACCGGATTTTTCTGCTCTTGTTGCCAAAGCAAAAGAGCTTATCGCCACAGGGATGTCGGCTGTGGTCTATTGCGGATCAATGGGCGATTGGCCCCTATTGACCGATGAAGAACGTATGGAGGGTGTTGAAAATCTGGTTAAAGCCGGAATTCCGGTTATTGTCGGCACCGGTGCGGTTAACACGAAAACTGCGGTAAGACATGCGCGTCACGCCCAGAAGGTTGGTGCAAAAGGTTTGATGGTTATTCCGCGCGTTCTCTCCCGTGGTAGTGTGTTGGCTGCCCAGAAAAACCATTTCAAAGCTATTTTATCGGCAGCACCCGATCTTCCCGCTGTGATTTATAACAGTCCTTATTATGGATTTGCTACGCGCGCCGATCTTTTTTTCGCTCTACGGGCAGAACATAAAAACCTGATCGGCTTCAAAGAATTCGGCGGGCCTGACGATATGCGCTATGCCGCCGAAAACATTACCAGTCGTGATGACAATGTCTCTCTTATGATCGGTGTTGATACAACAGTTGTCCATGGTTATGTCAATTGTGGTGCAACGGGTGCTATCACCGGTATAGGCAATGTCTTGCCGAAAGAAGTCATCCACCTGTGTCGTCTGTGTGAAGCCGCAGCAAAGGGGGATGTCGAAGCACGCCAACGTGCTGAAGAACTCGAGCAAGCTTTGGCTATTCTTTCATCATTCGATGCTGGCCCCGATCTCGTGCTATTTTTCAAACATATGATGGTTGTGAAAGGCGACAAAGCCTATAAGCTCCATTTCAATGAAACCGATGAACTCACAGAAAGCCAGCGTGGATTTGTCGAAAAGCAGCTTAAGCTATTTGATACATGGTATAAAAAGTGGAGTGAATTGCCGGGAGCCGTTCAAAAATACAAAGTCGCATAA
- a CDS encoding FAD-binding oxidoreductase, producing MQAKKSVSIIGGGIVGVATAAILSENGYDVTIIDRSGICEETSAGNAGAFAFTDVLPIASKGILRKLPGWMMDPLGPFTIRPTYLPKLMPWFIRFLKASRKKAQLETIKAQVAIMRLAEKEMMGLLARAELLDELGTEGELEVYESEKEFQAALPSWNWRESFGIKVRHIGSDELHDMVPGLSKQFVKASYVPSWRNVKDPRLFGKALWSYASRLGAKFIRLPVLDLSQDETGVTLTTSAEKIQSDFVVVACGAWSNTFARSLGDNIPLDTERGYNTTLPADSLKLQHQVTFGGHGFVVVPLSTGIRVGGAVEMGGLDLPPNYKRSQVMLKKAKEFFPDLKLENGVEWMGYRPSIPDGLPVIDYAKNSRRILYAFGHGHLGLTQSAATARLIHNLIEHKEPALSIYPFRAGRF from the coding sequence ATGCAGGCGAAAAAGTCGGTTTCAATAATCGGAGGCGGTATTGTCGGCGTCGCTACGGCTGCCATTCTCTCTGAAAACGGATATGATGTTACCATCATCGACAGAAGCGGGATATGTGAAGAAACAAGTGCAGGAAATGCGGGGGCATTTGCATTTACGGACGTATTACCGATTGCTTCAAAAGGCATATTAAGAAAACTACCCGGATGGATGATGGATCCCTTGGGACCTTTCACAATCCGTCCGACCTACTTGCCAAAACTTATGCCTTGGTTCATTCGTTTCTTGAAGGCAAGCCGAAAAAAAGCCCAATTGGAAACTATCAAAGCGCAAGTTGCCATCATGCGTCTTGCAGAGAAGGAAATGATGGGCTTGCTCGCCAGAGCCGAACTTTTGGACGAACTCGGAACCGAAGGTGAACTTGAGGTTTATGAAAGCGAAAAAGAATTTCAGGCAGCACTTCCAAGTTGGAATTGGCGTGAAAGTTTCGGCATAAAAGTACGCCATATCGGTTCTGATGAATTGCACGATATGGTTCCCGGCCTTTCAAAACAATTTGTAAAGGCTTCCTATGTTCCTTCCTGGCGCAATGTGAAGGACCCGAGATTGTTTGGTAAAGCCCTGTGGTCCTATGCGAGCAGGCTGGGCGCAAAATTTATCAGATTACCAGTTCTTGATCTGTCACAGGATGAAACCGGCGTTACATTGACAACCAGCGCTGAAAAAATCCAAAGCGATTTTGTGGTTGTCGCTTGTGGTGCATGGTCAAACACATTCGCACGGTCTCTCGGGGATAATATACCGCTTGATACCGAACGCGGTTATAACACGACGTTACCGGCTGATAGTCTCAAGCTTCAACATCAGGTAACTTTTGGTGGTCATGGTTTTGTTGTTGTTCCACTGAGCACCGGCATAAGGGTTGGCGGGGCAGTCGAAATGGGCGGACTTGATCTGCCTCCCAATTATAAACGCTCCCAAGTCATGTTGAAAAAAGCGAAGGAATTTTTCCCCGACTTGAAGCTGGAAAACGGAGTGGAATGGATGGGGTATCGGCCGTCAATCCCCGATGGTTTACCGGTTATTGATTACGCGAAAAACAGCCGACGAATATTATATGCTTTCGGTCATGGCCATCTTGGCTTGACACAATCAGCCGCCACCGCCCGTCTCATACATAATCTCATTGAACATAAAGAGCCCGCTCTTTCAATTTATCCATTTCGTGCCGGGAGGTTTTGA
- a CDS encoding 4-hydroxyproline epimerase yields the protein MAKYSFFCIDGHTCGNPVRLVAGGGPLLQGNTMMEKRLHFLREFDWIRTGLMFEPRGHDMMSGSILYPSTRDDCDIGVLYIETSGCLPMCGHGTIGTVTMAIEYGLVTPRIPGKLSLDTPAGKVDITYEQNGPYVEKVRLTNVPAFLYKQDLEVECPDLGLLKVDVAYGGNFYAIVEPQKNYTDMADYNALELIAWSPVLRKRLNELYSFQHPQKPEINVLSHIMWTGKPTKPGANGRNAVFYGDKAIDRSPCGTGTSARMAQLTAKGILKAGDNFVHESIIGSIFEGRVEKLTDVEGLPAIIPSVAGWARMTGFNTIFIDDRDPYKHGFVVK from the coding sequence ATGGCAAAATATTCGTTTTTCTGTATTGATGGTCATACATGTGGTAATCCTGTTCGTCTGGTTGCCGGTGGTGGTCCGCTTCTGCAAGGCAACACCATGATGGAAAAACGCCTGCATTTTCTGCGTGAATTCGACTGGATCAGAACCGGTTTGATGTTCGAACCGCGCGGGCATGATATGATGTCGGGCTCTATTCTTTATCCATCAACGCGCGATGATTGTGATATCGGCGTTCTCTATATCGAAACTTCCGGATGTTTGCCCATGTGCGGACATGGCACAATCGGAACCGTAACAATGGCCATCGAATACGGACTTGTTACGCCACGCATTCCGGGAAAACTCAGTCTGGATACTCCGGCTGGAAAAGTCGACATTACATATGAGCAAAATGGCCCTTATGTGGAAAAAGTTCGCCTCACAAATGTGCCGGCTTTCCTTTATAAACAGGACCTTGAGGTCGAATGTCCGGACTTGGGCCTACTGAAAGTGGATGTCGCTTATGGTGGTAATTTTTATGCAATTGTCGAACCACAAAAAAATTACACCGATATGGCCGACTATAATGCATTAGAGCTTATCGCATGGAGCCCTGTTTTAAGAAAAAGGTTGAATGAACTCTACAGCTTCCAGCACCCGCAAAAACCCGAAATCAATGTCTTGAGCCATATTATGTGGACAGGAAAACCGACAAAGCCCGGAGCCAATGGGCGCAATGCTGTGTTTTACGGCGATAAAGCCATTGATCGCTCGCCTTGCGGGACAGGAACCTCGGCACGAATGGCACAACTCACAGCCAAGGGAATTCTGAAAGCCGGTGATAATTTTGTCCATGAATCGATCATCGGTTCTATCTTTGAAGGCCGTGTTGAAAAATTGACTGATGTAGAGGGGCTTCCGGCCATTATTCCATCTGTTGCAGGATGGGCGAGAATGACAGGTTTCAACACCATATTTATCGACGATCGCGATCCATATAAGCACGGTTTCGTCGTTAAATGA
- a CDS encoding glycosyltransferase family 2 protein, whose amino-acid sequence MIDSLKFWLFTVTFSIIFIFFSLWVIIMLVQLFLALYAYFSRAAVPKNGLLWHRYFDTAPPISIIVPAYNEEKNIVQSVYSLISLDYPAFEVIIVNDGSKDNMLDELIKEFELEESNREYETILAFNPIRNIYVSKKFGRLVVVDKENGGKADAQNAGISVSRMSLLCMVDADTILEPDGLLRMVQPFIDDPARTVAVGGSVMIANGSKINSGRLTRVAIRFNFLVYFQILEYLRAFLMARVAWSYVNTLTLISGAFGVFSRREVMAVGGYTRGSVGEDFDLVIKLHRYMLENKRDYRITFVPDAVCWTEAPESLSVLAKQRTRWQRGALEVYFRHQDIMFNRRYGRIGFVGMPIVFVIDVVNPLLELFSYILFPIVFYFKAMTFEFLLSFIFMAFMYGIFVSLFSISLEQMHLGFLRKAKYIFILFLSSIIECFGYRQINTFWRIKAAGEYFSGKTSWGEIKRTGFDEVKKKTAQ is encoded by the coding sequence ATGATTGACTCGCTAAAGTTTTGGCTTTTTACCGTAACGTTTTCCATTATATTTATTTTTTTCAGTTTGTGGGTCATCATCATGCTGGTTCAGCTGTTTTTGGCTCTTTATGCCTATTTCAGCCGTGCCGCAGTGCCGAAGAATGGTCTTCTTTGGCATCGTTATTTTGATACCGCACCACCAATCTCGATCATCGTTCCGGCTTATAATGAAGAGAAAAACATCGTCCAGTCGGTTTATTCTCTGATCTCGCTCGACTATCCGGCTTTCGAGGTCATCATTGTCAATGACGGCTCAAAAGATAACATGCTCGACGAATTGATCAAAGAATTCGAACTGGAAGAGAGCAATAGAGAATATGAAACAATTCTGGCTTTCAATCCCATCCGTAATATCTATGTTTCAAAAAAATTCGGTCGCCTTGTCGTAGTGGACAAGGAAAATGGAGGCAAGGCAGACGCGCAAAATGCAGGCATCAGCGTTTCTCGTATGTCGCTTCTTTGTATGGTGGATGCCGATACTATTCTGGAACCGGATGGTCTTTTGCGCATGGTACAGCCTTTTATTGACGATCCGGCGCGCACAGTTGCGGTGGGTGGAAGTGTGATGATAGCCAATGGCTCCAAAATCAATTCTGGCCGGTTGACGCGCGTTGCCATCCGCTTCAATTTTCTTGTTTATTTTCAAATTCTGGAATATTTGCGTGCGTTTTTAATGGCTCGTGTAGCGTGGAGCTACGTCAATACTTTGACATTGATATCCGGTGCTTTCGGCGTCTTTAGTCGACGTGAAGTTATGGCTGTTGGCGGTTATACCAGAGGATCCGTGGGCGAAGATTTTGATCTGGTGATCAAGCTACATCGATATATGCTGGAAAACAAACGCGATTATCGTATTACTTTTGTACCCGATGCTGTTTGTTGGACGGAAGCGCCGGAAAGTCTTTCTGTTCTTGCCAAACAACGTACGCGTTGGCAAAGAGGCGCTTTGGAAGTTTATTTTCGCCATCAGGATATTATGTTCAACAGACGCTATGGACGCATCGGTTTTGTCGGTATGCCGATAGTGTTTGTTATTGATGTTGTAAATCCACTGCTGGAACTATTCAGCTATATTCTTTTTCCGATTGTCTTTTATTTCAAAGCCATGACGTTTGAGTTTTTACTCTCGTTCATTTTTATGGCGTTCATGTATGGAATATTCGTCAGCTTGTTTTCAATATCGCTTGAACAAATGCATCTTGGTTTTTTGCGTAAAGCAAAATACATATTTATTCTTTTTCTGTCTTCAATCATCGAATGTTTCGGCTATCGACAAATCAATACATTCTGGCGGATAAAAGCCGCCGGAGAATATTTTTCAGGAAAAACTTCATGGGGCGAAATCAAACGCACCGGTTTTGACGAGGTTAAGAAAAAAACAGCCCAATAA
- a CDS encoding HEAT repeat domain-containing protein — translation MININIQWIMGAIFIGLVYAGLAVLMLVVMIVYHIRMRNDHKRMIKLREKFEVFLDSLEQGEITRKQKKKFSTRQLLRLVPYFRAIPDKEKHQLAIEYFIQKGLVKVLAKKMRFSSRSKRVQIIETLALFPDKTAQKVLHDGLKDVSKKVRLASAIALMENDAPWWLYDVVSSLPNSKTDVSNYLRPDVENESRVEKLANVASLTVMPPLMRCDAINILAQNAGVETVSLAMTQKINIASENNLPTSKEYKEPIFKIPEDDKADDRYSETVSLNDEEIDIEQFNRVFANLLDDDALPVLYAAGKALLKTGDRGHKILEHTRQNGSPRAKRAAAFFLRSEKIE, via the coding sequence ATGATCAACATTAACATTCAATGGATAATGGGGGCAATTTTTATAGGCCTTGTTTATGCTGGTCTGGCAGTATTAATGCTGGTCGTCATGATCGTCTATCATATCAGAATGCGCAACGATCATAAGCGGATGATCAAACTTAGAGAAAAATTCGAGGTATTTTTGGATAGTCTGGAACAGGGCGAAATAACTCGAAAACAGAAGAAAAAATTTTCAACGCGGCAACTTCTGCGTCTTGTGCCTTACTTTCGGGCTATTCCGGATAAAGAAAAGCATCAATTGGCCATTGAATATTTTATTCAAAAGGGTTTGGTTAAAGTGTTGGCCAAAAAAATGCGTTTTTCTTCACGTTCGAAGCGTGTGCAAATTATCGAAACCCTTGCATTGTTTCCGGATAAAACAGCTCAAAAAGTTTTACATGACGGGTTGAAGGATGTTTCGAAAAAAGTTCGTCTCGCTTCGGCTATCGCTTTAATGGAGAATGATGCTCCATGGTGGCTCTATGATGTTGTTTCAAGCCTGCCGAACTCAAAAACAGACGTAAGTAATTATTTAAGACCTGATGTGGAAAATGAAAGTCGTGTTGAAAAACTGGCCAACGTAGCCAGTCTCACAGTTATGCCGCCGCTTATGCGCTGTGATGCAATCAATATATTGGCTCAAAATGCCGGCGTTGAAACTGTATCATTAGCGATGACACAAAAAATTAATATTGCAAGCGAAAACAATTTACCTACATCCAAAGAATATAAAGAGCCTATTTTCAAAATACCGGAAGACGATAAGGCCGATGACCGGTATAGTGAAACCGTTTCGTTGAATGACGAGGAAATCGATATCGAACAATTTAACAGAGTATTTGCAAATCTTCTGGATGATGACGCGTTACCGGTGCTTTATGCGGCCGGCAAGGCATTACTGAAGACGGGAGATCGTGGGCATAAAATATTGGAACATACCAGACAGAATGGCAGCCCACGAGCAAAAAGAGCTGCTGCTTTTTTTCTGAGGAGCGAGAAAATAGAATGA